A genome region from Nymphalis io chromosome Z, ilAglIoxx1.1, whole genome shotgun sequence includes the following:
- the LOC126780286 gene encoding membrane-bound transcription factor site-1 protease, translated as MGLIQLVYLFLIGYSNYAFVFCLDNDTKCNATSTVGVQYEFTTEIVNSEHIITFKGYYYKYTRENYVKSALKNAGISNWTILQRNNAAKEYPSDFDVIVFGDDLKDGIEALRDHPAVIRVTAQRQVLRTIKFVNEDACGPGGCLYSGWRNPKRRSRGLHSLRKLRENDGYSSRKLLRTVPRQITSVLKADLLWSLGVTGEGIKVAVFDTGLSRHHPHFGRVRERTDWTGENTLDDALGHGTFVAGVIASRADCLGFAPDADLHIFRVFTDNQVSYTSWFLDAFNYAILKKIDILNLSIGGPDFMDHPFVDKVWELSANKVIMVSAIGNDGPLYGTLNNPADQMDVIGVGGIGFDDRIAKFSSRGMTTWELPEGYGRMKPDIVTYGSGVQGSNVNGGCKSLSGTSVASPVVAGAIALLASGVPRQNLSPASVKQALCITARRLPGPNMFEQGHGKLDLISAYQFLREYEPQASLSPPYIDLTECQYMWPYCTQPLYYSAQPTIANVTVINGLGVSGKVTNVGWHPHLPHGVILSVSVDYIDVLWPWSGWLAISFSVLESGANFDGIVEGHVNVTIESFDVVVDFVMKNTTLMLPIRARVIPVPVRGRRLLWDQFHSLRYPGGYFPRDDLRAKHDPLDWHADHVHTNFRDMYRRLREHGFYLEVMGSPLTCIDTSLYGALLLVDPEDEYFPEEMAALKKAVDSGLSLIVFADWYNASLLRHVKFYDENTRQWWIPETGGANVPALNDLLSMFQVALGDRVFEGTYKLAGHPMYYASGTHIHSFPEHGILVTAKLSDQGQQIMSGEKTNGASDPSGGGNKIDVPILGLLQIESESRDYTNDTNNKLPKAGRLVVYGDSSCLEGGVTRPCHWLMLAALQYALVGHVPTSLREAAATSHHRDVHIIPSELPKRAEGGRLHAYSRVLSPDGSGPRPLPECVSLPLMDPEPVHAPPSSRTLAPRHQPTDPKSIGAVDVEGTEPAPRAWRGAGAATSRYHSDNLDDVHSIFASRMLKLCTIAVIIYCLHVFFKSCGRKLRRRKLISLAT; from the exons ATTTCAAATTGGACCATACTTCAACGCAATAATGCCGCTAAAGAATACCCAAGTGACTTTGATGTTATTGTCTTTGGAGATGACTTGAAGGATGGCATTGAAGCGCTCCGTGATCACCCCGCTGTCATTCGCGTCACAGCTCAGCGTCAAGTCCTTCGcacaattaaatttgttaatgag GACGCTTGCGGTCCAGGCGGATGTCTCTATTCTGGATGGAGGAATCCTAAACGTCGATCTCGTGGTCTCCATTCGCTCAGGAAGCTCCGAGAG AATGATGGCTACTCGTCTAGAAAGTTACTAAGGACGGTTCCGCGGCAGATAACATCGGTCCTAAAGGCAGACCTGCTGTGGTCGCTGGGGGTAACGG GCGAGGGAATCAAAGTAGCGGTATTCGATACGGGGCTGTCTCGTCATCACCCGCACTTCGGCCGGGTTCGGGAACGAACGGACTGGACCGGCGAAAATACCCTGGACGATGCCCTGGGTCATGGAACATTCGTAGCAGGAGTCATTGCCTCCAGGGCCGACTGTCTTGGCTTCGCGCCGGACGCTGATTTACATATATTCCGTGTATTCACCGACAACCAG GTGTCTTATACGTCGTGGTTCCTCGACGCCTTCAATTAcgcaatattgaaaaaaattgacattcTCAACTTAAGTATCGGGGGACCCGACTTCATGGATCACCCTTTTGTCGATAAAGTTTGGGAGCTGAGCGCTAATAAG GTGATAATGGTGTCAGCGATAGGCAACGACGGCCCACTGTACGGAACCCTAAACAACCCAGCGGACCAAATGGACGTCATTGGTGTCGGCGGCATCGGGTTTGACGATCGCATCGCGAAGTTCTCCTCCAGAGGGATGACTACTTGGGAACTGCCGGAA ggCTACGGACGTATGAAGCCTGATATTGTTACATATGGAAGCGGCGTGCAAGGGTCGAATGTGAATGGCGGTTGTAAATCGCTCAgtg gaACATCTGTAGCATCCCCAGTGGTTGCTGGAGCGATAGCTTTACTCGCGAGCGGCGTACCTCGCCAGAATCTGTCGCCTGCGTCGGTGAAACAAGCGCTTTGTATAACCGCCAGGAGACTGCCCGGGCCGAATATGTTCGAACAGGGCCACGGAAAACTCGACCTCATCAGTGCTTATCag TTCCTCCGTGAATACGAACCCCAGGCCAGCCTAAGTCCCCCGTACATAGATCTGACGGAGTGCCAGTACATGTGGCCATACTGCACCCAGCCGCTGTATTATAGCGCGCAGCCCACCATTGCGAACGTTACCGTCATCAACGGACTGGGTGTGTCGGGCAAAGTG ACAAATGTAGGTTGGCATCCCCATCTGCCGCACGGAGTAATATTATCAGTGTCAGTGGATTACATCGACGTACTTTGGCCATGGTCTGGTTGGTTAGCTATTAGTTTCTCGGTCCTGGAGAGTGGTGCTAACTTTGACGGCATCGTTGAA GGCCATGTTAACGTCACGATCGAGAGCTTTGATGTTGTCGTCGATTTCGTCATGAAGAATACGACTCTCATGCTTCCTAttcg GGCCCGTGTTATTCCCGTCCCGGTACGCGGTCGACGTCTGCTATGGGACCAGTTCCATAGCCTCCGGTATCCAGGCGGGTACTTTCCCCGCGACGACCTTCGCGCTAAACACGACCCGCTCGACTGGCATGCTGACCACGTGCACACTAACTTCCGCGACATGTACCGTCGGCTGCGGGAACATGGATTCTATCTGGAAGTCATGG GAAGTCCATTAACATGTATTGACACGTCGTTGTACGGCGCACTCCTGCTCGTGGACCCGGAAGACGAATACTTCCCCGAAGAAATGGCGGCACTCAAGAAAGCCGTAGACTCTGGTCTCTCGCTAATAGTGTTCGCCGATTGGTACAATGCATCTTTACTGCGTCACGTTAAATTCTACGATGAAAATACGAGGCAGtg GTGGATACCGGAAACCGGTGGAGCTAATGTTCCGGCCTTGAATGATCTACTCAGCATGTTCCAG GTTGCTCTAGGAGATCGAGTGTTCGAAGGGACATATAAGCTTGCCGGTCACCCGATGTACTACGCAAGTGGGACGCACATACACAGCTTCCCCGAACACGGTATTCTAGTAACGGCTAAATTGTCAGACCAAGGCCAACAA ATAATGTCAGGCGAGAAGACGAACGGAGCGAGCGACCCGTCGGGAGGCGGAAATAAAATAGACGTGCCGATACTAGGGTTGTTGCAAATAGAAAGTGAATCACGTGACTACACCAACGACACTAACAACAAGCTACCTAAG GCTGGCAGGCTAGTAGTGTACGGTGACTCTTCGTGCCTGGAGGGTGGTGTGACTCGGCCGTGCCATTGGCTCATGCTAGCTGCTTTACAATACGCATTAGTGGGACACGTACCTACCTCGCTCAGAGAGGCGGCCGCTACCAGCCATCACCGCGACGTACACATCATACCATCAG AACTGCCGAAACGTGCGGAAGGAGGACGTTTGCATGCATATTCAAGAGTCCTCTCGCCAGACGGCAGTGGACCTCGGCCCCTGCCCGAATGCGTTTCTCTTCCACTAATGGATCCCGAGCCTGTCCATGCTCCACCGTCATCCAGGACATTGGCCCCCAGGCATCAACCTACTGATCCAAAGAGCATtg GTGCTGTAGACGTGGAAGGGACGGAGCCAGCGCCACGTGCTTGGCGAGGCGCTGGAGCGGCAACGTCGCGGTATCACTCCGACAACCTCGATGACGTCCATTCAATCTTCGCCAGCCGAATGCTAAAACTATGCACCATTGCCGTTATCATATACTGTCTACATGTCTTCTTCAAAAGTTGCGGACGAAAATTAAGAAGGCGAAAATTGATTTCTTTAGCGACATAA
- the LOC126780559 gene encoding acetyl-coenzyme A synthetase: MSRVYQPSDYVVEKSRLPSFEKYKEMHKKSIEDPEGFWTEIANEFHWQTPFQPGNFLSYNFDLSKGDIFVKWMQGAVTNVCFNLLDRNVRNGHGDKIAYYWEGNHPDDYSRITYKKLMDLVCQLANALRENGIRKGDRISIYMPMILETVVCMLACARIGAIHSVVFAGFSSDSLAERMADCKAKVLVTTDGAWRGEKLLVLKKTCDEALEKAKKNFNHKVNMCIVVSHLNRVTPCGRMADEKYLYKWNDDVDVWWHDIMEGQSTICPPEWMDAEDPLFMLYTSGSTGKPKGVLHTTAGYMLYATATFRYVFDYREKDIYWCTADVGWITGHTYVVYAPLANAATSVMFEGTPFYPENDRYWSLVQKYKVTQFYTAPTAIRSLMKFGDDIVRPHNLKSLRVLGSVGEPINPEAWLWYYHVVGNGRCSIVDTFWQTETGGHVLTSLPGATPMKPGAAGFPFFGVEPSLIDENGKVIEGVGEGYLVFSKPWPGTMRTLFGDHDRYEKVYFSKFNGYYCTGDGARRDEDGFLWVTGRIDDMLNVSGHLMSTAEVEGVLTEEPRVSEAAVVSKPHPVKGESLYCFIILNEGTKFDADLIDALKKRVRNRIGAFAAPDTIQYAPGLPKTRSGKIMRRILRKIALGEKDVGDTSTLADPSVVEELLNNRPKA, from the exons ATGTCGCGCGTTTACCAACCATCCGACTATGTAGTCGAAAAATCGCGTTTGCCCTCTTTCGAGAAGTACAAAGAGATGCAcaaaaaatctattgaagacCCAGAAGGATTTTGGACCGAAATAGCTAATGAATTCCATTGGCAGACCCCTTTTCAGCCCGGAAATTTCCTTTCGTACAACTTCGATCTTAGCAAAGGGGACATATTTGTTAAATGGATGCAAGGGGCTGTAACCAATGTTTGCTTTAACCTTTTAGATCGAAACGTAAGGAATGGTCATGGGGACAAGATCGCTTACTACTG GGAAGGAAATCACCCCGACGACTACAGCCGCATTACGTACAAAAAACTGATGGACTTAGTTTGTCAGTTAGCTAATGCTTTGCGTGAAAATGGTATAAGAAAAGGCGACCGGATTTCGATATACATGCCAATGATCTTGGAGACTGTCGTATGCATGTTGGCATGCGCCAGGATCGGCGCTATTCATTCCGTAGTG TTTGCGGGTTTCTCGTCGGATTCTCTGGCGGAGCGTATGGCTGACTGCAAGGCTAAGGTTCTTGTAACGACTGATGGTGCATGGCGAGGAGAAAAGCTGTTGGTCTTGAAGAAGACATGTGATGAAGCATTGGAAAAAGCCAAAAAGAACTTCAACCACAAAGTGAACATGTGTATCGTTGTATCTCATTTAAATAGAGTGACCCCTTGTGGAAGAATGGCTgatgaaaaatatttg TATAAATGGAACGACGATGTTGATGTTTGGTGGCACGATATTATGGAGGGTCAATCGACCATCTGCCCTCCAGAATGGATGGATGCCGAGGACCCCCTATTCATGCTTTATACGAG cggATCGACTGGTAAGCCGAAGGGCGTGCTGCATACGACTGCGGGTTACATGCTGTACGCTACTGCAACCTTTCGCTACGTTTTCGACTACCGTGAAAAGGACATTTACTGGTGCACGGCAGACGTCGGCTGGATCACCGGACACACGTATGTCGTGTATGCGCCACTAGCCAATGCCGCCACTTCCGTCATG tttgagGGTACTCCATTTTATCCGGAGAACGATCGTTACTGGTCCCTTGTTCAGAAATACAAAGTTACACAATTCTACACCGCTCCAACTGCTATAAGGTCGCTGATGAAATTCGGCGACGATATTGTCAGACC GCATAATTTGAAATCACTTCGAGTTTTGGGAAGTGTAGGGGAACCCATTAACCCTGAAGCTTGGCTTTGGTATTACCATGTGGTTGGCAACGGCAGATGTTCCATCGTTGACACTTTTTGGCAGACCGAAACTGGCGGTCACGTTCTCACCAGTCTCCCTGGAGCTACTCCAATGAAACCTGGAGCTGCT gGTTTCCCTTTCTTCGGAGTTGAACCGAGTCTTATCGATGAGAATGGAAAAGTGATTGAGGGAGTCGGTGAAGGATATCTCGTCTTCTCCAAGCCTTGGCCTGGGACCATGAGGACCCTATTTGGTGACCATGACCGTTACGAAAAGGTCTATTTCTCGAAATTCAATGGATATTATTGCACTGGCGATG GCGCCAGACGTGACGAAGATGGCTTCTTATGGGTGACGGGACGTATTGACGACATGTTGAACGTATCCGGTCACTTGATGTCGACGGCGGAAGTAGAAGGCGTGCTCACTGAAGAGCCTAGGGTCTCTGAGGCTGCTGTAGTCTCCAAACCCCACCCGGTGAAGGGGGAATCACTTTACTGTTTCATCATACTCAATGAGGGTACAAAATTCGACGCTGACTTAATTGATGCTTTGAAGAAACGCGTCAGAAATAGAATTGGTGCATTCGCAGCCCCAGACACCATTCAGTATGCGCCTGGGCTGCCGAAGACGAGATCCGGTAAAATTATGAGGAGGATACTTAGAAAAATCGCTCTGGGAGAAAAAGATGTCGGGGATACTTCGACGCTGGCCGATCCGTCTGTCGTCGAAGAACTGTTGAACAACAGGCCCAAAGCTTAG